A section of the Ciceribacter thiooxidans genome encodes:
- a CDS encoding MBL fold metallo-hydrolase — MTFRRRFTILGCASSPGVPRINGDWGACDPANPRNRRTRAAFMVQQIAPDGGMTTAVVDTGPDFRAQMIAAGVQHIDGVIYTHGHADHLHGIDDLRGYFINRSQRIPIYADPETMARIRQGFGYCLETPVGSNYPPIAEPRLIEDLERPVEITGKGGTIRFMPLKQRHGDIASLGLRIGDIAYCCDVSDFPEETVAKLEGLDVLVIDALQYRHHPSHLSLEQALGWIERLKPKRSILTHMHVPLDYETVMGETPPHVEPAYDQLVFEVEIAADGV, encoded by the coding sequence ATGACGTTTCGCCGGCGCTTCACTATCCTGGGCTGCGCGTCCTCTCCGGGCGTTCCGCGGATCAACGGCGACTGGGGCGCTTGCGACCCGGCGAACCCGCGCAACCGGCGGACCCGTGCAGCCTTCATGGTGCAGCAGATCGCGCCGGACGGCGGGATGACGACGGCGGTCGTCGACACCGGGCCGGATTTCCGTGCGCAGATGATCGCTGCCGGCGTGCAGCACATCGACGGCGTGATCTATACCCACGGCCATGCCGACCATCTGCACGGCATCGACGACCTGCGCGGCTACTTCATCAACCGCAGCCAGCGCATCCCGATCTATGCCGATCCCGAGACCATGGCGCGCATTCGACAGGGCTTCGGCTACTGTCTCGAAACGCCGGTCGGCAGCAACTATCCGCCGATCGCCGAGCCACGGCTGATCGAAGATCTCGAAAGGCCGGTCGAGATTACCGGCAAGGGTGGCACGATCCGCTTTATGCCGCTCAAGCAGCGCCACGGCGATATAGCGTCGCTGGGTCTCAGGATCGGCGACATTGCCTATTGCTGCGATGTCAGCGACTTTCCCGAGGAGACGGTCGCCAAGCTCGAAGGGCTCGATGTACTGGTGATCGACGCGCTGCAATACCGTCACCATCCGAGCCATCTGTCGCTCGAGCAGGCGCTCGGCTGGATCGAGCGGCTCAAGCCGAAGCGTTCGATTCTCACGCATATGCACGTTCCGCTCGACTACGAGACGGTGATGGGCGAGACGCCGCCGCATGTCGAACCGGCCTACGACCAGCTGGTTTTCGAGGTGGAGATCGCCGCGGACGGGGTGTGA
- a CDS encoding TatD family hydrolase yields the protein MLIDTHCHLDFPDFDEERDALVARAHAAGVGRMVTISTRVRKLDTLLAITDRNPSVFCSVGTHPNNANEELDVTADDLVRLAEHPKVVAIGECGLDYFYDTQTPEDQKTGFLRHIEAARRTQLPLVIHSRSADDDMAAILRQETGKGAFPFILHCFSSGEALARTGVELGGYVSFSGILTFPKSTELRDIARDVPLDRLLVETDAPYLAPKPWRGKRNEPSYVVNTAEVLAETKGVSFEEIARITTENALRVFSKMPGL from the coding sequence ATGCTGATCGACACCCACTGCCATCTCGATTTTCCCGATTTTGACGAGGAGCGCGACGCGCTCGTCGCGCGCGCCCATGCCGCGGGCGTCGGCCGGATGGTGACAATCTCGACCCGGGTGCGCAAACTCGACACGTTGCTTGCGATCACCGACCGTAATCCGTCGGTCTTCTGTTCGGTCGGCACGCATCCGAACAACGCCAACGAGGAGCTCGACGTGACGGCCGACGACCTCGTGCGGCTCGCCGAGCATCCGAAGGTGGTCGCGATCGGCGAATGCGGGCTCGACTATTTCTACGACACGCAGACGCCGGAAGATCAGAAAACCGGCTTCCTACGCCACATCGAGGCGGCGCGGCGCACGCAATTGCCGCTCGTCATCCACAGCCGCAGCGCCGATGACGACATGGCGGCGATCCTGAGGCAGGAAACGGGGAAGGGGGCCTTCCCCTTCATCCTCCACTGCTTTTCCTCCGGCGAAGCGCTGGCGCGGACCGGCGTCGAACTCGGCGGCTACGTCTCGTTCTCCGGCATCCTGACCTTCCCGAAGTCGACGGAACTGCGCGACATCGCGAGGGATGTGCCGCTCGACCGGCTGCTCGTCGAGACCGACGCACCGTATCTCGCGCCAAAACCCTGGCGGGGCAAGCGCAACGAGCCGTCCTACGTGGTCAATACGGCCGAGGTGCTCGCAGAGACAAAGGGCGTGAGCTTCGAGGAAATCGCCCGCATCACCACCGAGAACGCGCTCCGCGTCTTCTCGAAGATGCCGGGGCTCTGA
- a CDS encoding DMT family transporter, with the protein MAWIILVVAGILEVVWAFFLKQSAGFTRFVPTAITVVAMIASVILLSISMRSLPLGTAYTIWTGIGALGAFLVGIMVLGEPANAMRVTAAGLIIAGLVLMKVSTPT; encoded by the coding sequence ATGGCCTGGATCATACTCGTCGTCGCCGGCATTCTCGAAGTGGTCTGGGCCTTCTTCTTGAAGCAGTCGGCAGGCTTTACGCGGTTCGTTCCGACGGCGATCACGGTAGTGGCGATGATCGCCAGCGTCATCCTGCTGTCGATCTCGATGCGGAGCCTGCCACTCGGCACCGCTTACACGATCTGGACCGGCATCGGAGCGCTCGGCGCATTTTTGGTCGGCATCATGGTTCTGGGCGAGCCTGCCAATGCGATGCGCGTAACCGCGGCGGGGCTCATCATCGCAGGGCTGGTGCTGATGAAGGTTTCGACACCGACGTGA
- the recX gene encoding recombination regulator RecX, producing MDEGEIEGPTPRMLAWARNSAAYRLSRKMMTERELSDAVSRKARQKFEDISEAQVQALAVAAVEFGRQVRALDDVSYAEIKARSSARSGKSKRAIARKLVDKGIDRETVAEALAEADDLPAALVFARKRGFGPFRRNESDEKRETREFSAFARNGFGFDITRRVMAMDRDEAEVILADQATLGSL from the coding sequence ATGGACGAGGGCGAAATCGAGGGGCCGACGCCGCGCATGCTCGCCTGGGCCCGCAACTCCGCGGCCTACCGGCTCTCCCGCAAGATGATGACCGAGCGCGAGCTGTCCGACGCAGTGTCGCGCAAGGCCAGGCAGAAGTTCGAAGACATCAGCGAGGCGCAGGTGCAGGCGCTCGCGGTCGCGGCGGTCGAATTCGGAAGGCAGGTGCGGGCACTCGATGACGTGTCCTACGCCGAAATCAAGGCGCGGTCGTCAGCCAGGAGCGGCAAGTCGAAACGCGCGATCGCCCGCAAGCTCGTCGACAAGGGCATCGACCGCGAGACCGTCGCAGAAGCTCTGGCGGAGGCCGACGATCTGCCGGCGGCACTAGTCTTCGCCCGCAAGCGCGGCTTCGGTCCGTTCCGTCGCAACGAAAGCGACGAGAAGCGCGAGACGCGGGAATTTTCCGCGTTCGCCCGCAACGGCTTCGGCTTCGACATTACGCGCAGGGTGATGGCGATGGACCGCGACGAGGCGGAGGTGATCCTGGCGGATCAGGCGACACTCGGTTCGCTGTAA